GCGTGGCTGGTGAGGGTGCGGCGACTGGCGCGGAACTTTATGTTGGGCATGGCACTGTCTGGGTGAATGGCGATAATGGCTATATTGCCATGCAGGTCAGTGGGTTAGAAGTGCTTCCGGGGGCCAGTCTCACGGATTCAGGTATATGTGAAAAGCTGCGAAAAGATTATGATATATCCTTCGCAAAGTTATCTCCGCATATGTTCGGCATTCCGCAAAAGCGCGAGCGTGCTTTTATCGTCGGTGACAGGCTGGGGCTGGATGGTTTCGATTGGAAGATACCGAAAGAATTGCCAGAGACTTCCATTCACTCGATCATCGATGATAACCCTGAAGATGCGCATGTATTGACTGATAACCACATCAACTATCTAGAAGCCTGGCAGGAGTTTGTTTCCGCTTTCCCAAAAGATGAGGAGTTGCCTACATTTCCAATATGGGCGATGGAGTTTGGTGCTGATTACCCGCTTGATGGTCTGACGCCTCATAAGCGCAGTTATGAAGGGCTCGGGGGGTTTAAAGGTGCATTCGGCGAACCGCTTAAAGGTCTTTCTCCTGAAGCGGTTAAAGGTGCCCTTCCCGGTTACGCCAGAACCGAGCTCGATAAATTTCCTGACTGGAAGATAGACTTCATACAGAAAAATCGCAATTTCTATGAGCAACATCAGAAGCTAATTGATGGCTGGGTACATAAGATTAAAGGGTTTCCTCCAAGCTTTCAAAAGCTTGAATGGAACTGCAAAGGCAGTGAACGCAATATCTGGAAACATTTGCTTCAGTTTCGTGCTAGCGGTATACGCGTGAAGAAAGCCGACACAGCCCCGTCTTTAATTGCGATGACTACCAGTCAAGTGCCGGTCATCACATGGCAGAGTCGCTACATGACGATACGTGAATGTAGTCGATTGCAAAGTATGGGTAAACTTGAACATCTGCCAGGCTCAAAGAGTGGAGCATACAAGGCATTTGGCAATGCGGTGAATGTAGATGTGGTTTTACACATCTATGATGCCTTGGTCAATCGAGCGAACCTTCAGGTGTCAGAGACTTTATCAATAGCGGAGGCGTGATGGCAAAGGTCAGCTCTGTTAATATTCGGCCTGGTGTCAATGTTCTATCTGTACTTCCTCATCTGAATTATAAGTCTTGGTTCGCGCTGGCAGAATTTGTTGATAACTCGATTCAGAGTAGCGTCGCTAAAAGGTCGAGGCTCGAAGCCGTAGATGGAGTTGATTATAAGCTCCGCGTCGACATCGAGTTTGATGCCCCAAATAATACGATTGTTGTTAGGGATAATGCTGCTGGAATTTCATCGGAAGATTATCATAGGGCTTTTCGTCCGGCTGAGATACCACCAGATGCGTCAGGTTTGTCTGAGTTTGGTATGGGAATGAAGAGCGCTGCATGTTGGTTTTCTCCGAATTGGAGCGTTCGATCAAGTGCGCTAGGAGAGAGTGAGGAGCGCACAGTAATATTTAATATCGATGAGATCGTTAACGACAGCATAGAAGAGCTAAACGTGTTGTCCATGAAGGTTTCTGAAGATAAGCACTATACAGTGGTTCGGCTTGAAAATATTCGACGATTTCCACGCGAAAAAAAACAATTCAGAAGATTAAAGAGCATCTTTCTAGTATTTATCGAGTCTATATTCGAGAGGGTTTTCTGGTTCTCTATGTTGATGGTCAAAAGCTAGCCTATGAAGCTCCGTCAATCCTAAAGGCACCTAGCTATCGCGACCCCGATGGGGAGGCCGTAGAATGGAAAAAAGAAATCAATATCGATCTCGGTGACGGAAAATCGGCATCAGGATTTGTGGCGATCCGGGAGATAGCCAGCACGCGGTTTGCTGGGCTAGCGCTGTTTCGACGAAAGCGCCTCATCATGGGAAGTGCCGATGAGGCCTATCGGCCTGAAGAAATATTTGGGCGATCAAATACCTATTCCTATCAAAGAATATTTGGGGAAATTCACCTTAAAGGCTTCTTTGTCTCTCACACCAAGGATGGGATCAAGTGGGAAGAGAGCGAAGACGAGTTTCTGCGTAAGCTTAGGAAAGCCTTATCAGAACACGACTTTCCTCTTCTACAGCAGGCACGAGAACACCGCACCAAGGCTAGCGTTAAATCTACGCGAAAAGATGCTGCCATTGCTTTGAGCACGACTGCATCGAGCCTTCAAGGCGCCACGTTGTCGCCGGGAGTATCCAGTAGAGATCCGCATCTCGAACCTGCCGTTGTGGGCGACGGTGCACCACCACGATATGATGCCTTGGCTGATATTGGTAGCTCTGAAAAGGAGCAGGCGCAGTTCAAGCTTCACTTCCGTAGTGAAACATGGATTATCACTATTGAGCTCTCATATGTGGATGATGAGGCCGACTGGCTGACCATTTGCGATCGACCTTCTATCACCGATCCAGAACCTCGGCAGGTCACTGTACGCGTAGCAATGCTTCATCCATTCATGGCGCAGTTCCCGACAATGGATTCGGAGAGTTTTACGGCCATACTTAATATTGCAGCGGCTATGGCGCTTGCCGAAGTGGTTGCTGCTGAGCTTGCAGATAAAAAACCTGCCGCAGTGCGCCGCTACACCAATGAGATTTTGAAGAACCAGATGTCCAAGAGAATAATCAATGACTGAAAAAAAAAGTATTATTAACGTCGCGCTGGCGGCGGCTTCAAACGAGGGGCGGTGGACGCCAGTACAGGGGCGTTCGTTCACAGAAATGCTAAACTCTAATGAAGCGCTATCCTACGAAGAGAGGGATAGGCTCACAGCAGAGACGGCCTCGATTTTAAGTGAATGCGCCGACCCCAAGAAGTTAGAAGGTCAAAATACTGGCTTGGTGATCGGGTATGTTCAAAGCGGAAAGACTCTTTCATTTACCAGCCTTGCAGCGCTAGCGCGTGACAATCAATACCGCCTCATCATCTTGCTGGCAGGCACGACGAATAACTTGGTCGAACAGTCCTATACACGCCTGAAAGATGATCTGGATGTCGAAGGTACGCGAGAGTGGAAGCTGTTTTCTACTCAACAGATGGGTTTTCAGCAAAGCGAGCTTGATCGTGTAAACATGGAGCTTGCAAAGTGGCGGCGGGGGAATTCTCGAGCCCGCACAATCCTGATTGTCTCTATGAAGCAGCACCAACATATCGATAATCTTGTTGCGCTACTTTCGGAGATAGACTTGTCCGATGTGCCGGCGCTTATCATCGATGATGAGGGTGATCAAGCAGGGATAAATACGAAGGCCAAGCAAGACGAGGAGAGTACGACATACTCGCGGATCGTCGGACTCCGGCGTTTATTTCCCCACCATAGCTATCTACTCTATACTGCTACGCCGCAGGCGCCGCTCTTGATCAGCCGGATTGATACACTATCACCTGACTTCGGGCGCGTCCTGACCCCTGGCAGCAATTATGTGGGTGGGCAGGAGTTTTTCGTCGAAGGTGTGGGTAAATACATTGAGCCCATTCCTCCTGGCGATGTGCCGGATAAGAACGACCCGCCTCATAGACCTCCAAAAAGCCTGCTTGCCGCATTACCCCGCCTTATTCATGAGACCGGCCTGAAAACGAAGATAGCGGATGGTATCCTCTTGAAAATTCAGTGTGTTCCGCCAAGAACCTGATCCAAGGGAGCCATCCGCTATGGGTGAAAGCCTATCCACCTGGACGCCCTCGTGCAACGGCTCTGTCCGTGTCGAGCTGAGCGGCCACCGCACCACCAGCGACAGCGGCGCTTTGTTGCTGCGTGAAGCCCTCGACAACAGCGGCGTGATTGAGGCGCTCGAAGACAACCTGGTCGATCCGGTCACCCGCTGCGTATCCGCCACTCCCTGGCCAGTCAGCTACGCACCCTGGTGCTGCAGCGCGCGATGGGCTGGATCGATCTCAGCGATACCGACACGCTGCGCCGTGACCCGCTCTGGCAGTTGGCCTGTAGCGACGCGCGCGGGACGACGCCATTGGCGCAGGACCGGCCGTCTCAAGCCACGCTGTCGCGGCTGCTGACCTGCCTCGGCCGCAACGACAACATCGATGCCGTGCACGAAGGCCTGCTGCGGCTGGTGCTCTGGCGCCTGACCTCGCTGAAGAACGGCGAGCGCCCCAAGCAGCTGACGCTGGACATCGACGGCCTGCCGATCGAGGTCCACGGTCACCAAGGTGGCTCGGCCTACCATGGCCTTTACGGTACCCGCATCTACTCGCCGCTGGTCGCCTCGCTGGCCGAAACAGGCGACATGGTCGGTGGCCTGCTACGCGAGGGCAACGCCGGCCCGGCTGAGAATGCCGATACATGGATCCCCCATCTGGACGCGCGGCTCAACGAGAGCACTGGCGCCCAGGTTCGGGTGCGCATCGATGCCGGATTCACCGACAACGACACGCTGGAGGCGCTGGAAGAGCGCGACATCGAGTATCTGGGCCGGTTACGCAGCCACAAGGGCCTGCAAAAATTGGCGGCGCCCTACCTGAAGCGGCCCCGCG
The Halomonas alkalicola DNA segment above includes these coding regions:
- a CDS encoding DNA cytosine methyltransferase; translated protein: MAGEGAATGAELYVGHGTVWVNGDNGYIAMQVSGLEVLPGASLTDSGICEKLRKDYDISFAKLSPHMFGIPQKRERAFIVGDRLGLDGFDWKIPKELPETSIHSIIDDNPEDAHVLTDNHINYLEAWQEFVSAFPKDEELPTFPIWAMEFGADYPLDGLTPHKRSYEGLGGFKGAFGEPLKGLSPEAVKGALPGYARTELDKFPDWKIDFIQKNRNFYEQHQKLIDGWVHKIKGFPPSFQKLEWNCKGSERNIWKHLLQFRASGIRVKKADTAPSLIAMTTSQVPVITWQSRYMTIRECSRLQSMGKLEHLPGSKSGAYKAFGNAVNVDVVLHIYDALVNRANLQVSETLSIAEA
- a CDS encoding ATP-binding protein, whose product is MAKVSSVNIRPGVNVLSVLPHLNYKSWFALAEFVDNSIQSSVAKRSRLEAVDGVDYKLRVDIEFDAPNNTIVVRDNAAGISSEDYHRAFRPAEIPPDASGLSEFGMGMKSAACWFSPNWSVRSSALGESEERTVIFNIDEIVNDSIEELNVLSMKVSEDKHYTVVRLENIRRFPREKKQFRRLKSIFLVFIESIFERVFWFSMLMVKS